The Mixophyes fleayi isolate aMixFle1 unplaced genomic scaffold, aMixFle1.hap1 Scaffold_28, whole genome shotgun sequence genome has a segment encoding these proteins:
- the LOC142126976 gene encoding E3 ubiquitin/ISG15 ligase TRIM25-like, whose protein sequence is MASADLRQELDCSICLNIYTDTVTLRCGHNFCRVCIDRVLDTQEGSGVYTCPECRAECQERPALIRNITLCNIVGSFLSTRPDQEVTGIFCTYCIHSPVPAAKSCLHCEASLGDNHLRVHSKSAEHVLSDPTTSLGSRKCSVHKKILEYYCSEDAACICVSCCLIGEHRGHQMESLNEASEKKKEKLRNVLQKLTTKREEAEKRVQRLQERRREDQEKAVGVKETVTALFRDIRRQLDDLEKRVLSEISRQEESVSLSVSDLIQQLEIKKDELSRKMRHIEELCNMSDPVTVLQEPDTGPPSSGGCKRILKT, encoded by the coding sequence atggcgtctgctgatctgagacaggagctggactgttccatctgcctgaacatttatacagatactgtaacactgagatgtggacacaacttctgccgggtctgtattgatcgtgtgctggatacacaggaggggtctggagtttatacctgtcctgaatgcagagcagagtgtcaggagcgtCCTGCACTGATAAGGAACATAACTCTGTGTAACATAGTGGGGAGTTTCCTGTCTACTCGGCCAGATCAGGAGGTGACTGGGATCTTCTGTACTTACTGTATtcactctcctgtacctgctgctaaatcctgtctGCATTGTGAAGCTTCTCTGGGTGATAATcacctgagagtacacagcaagtcagcagaacacgTCTTATCTGATCCCACCACTTCCCTGGGGAGCAGGAAATGCTCCGTCCATAAGAAGATCCTGGAGTATTACTGCTCTGAGGatgctgcctgtatctgtgtgtcctgctGTCTGATCGGGGAACACAGAGGACATCAGATGGAGTCACTGAATGAGGcctctgagaagaagaaggagaaactgagaaatgttctgcagaaactgaccacaaagagagaggaggctgagaaAAGAGTTCAGAGActgcaggagcgcaggagagaagaTCAGGAAAAAGCAGTTGGTGTAAAAGAGACagtcactgccctgtttagagacatcaggagacagctggatgacctagagaagagagtcctgagtgagatctccaggcaggaagagagcgtttcactctcagtctctgatctgatccagcagctggaaataaagaaggacgagctgtccaggaagatgcgtcacattgaggagctgtgtaacatgtctgatccagtgactgtcttacaggaaccagacacaggtCCGCCAAGCTCTGGTGGTTGCAAGAGAATTTTAAAGACATAA